In Streptomyces sp. NBC_01717, one DNA window encodes the following:
- a CDS encoding phosphatase, producing the protein MPIPSRAALVEHLVRTRIAGDVATPRDNNLSHYRKLANGDRHYWLGLELGDRWADEQDVLAVMAERCGVSDDPEHRHGQDTIDPELTVDALERMAARLRKAAAGSERVLFATGHPGGLLDVHRQTADALRAAGCEIVRIPSGLMADEGMVFQFADVAVMERGATLWHTHSPAPMAAVLDGLEREGRPMPDLVVADHGWAGCAGQRGLDSVGYADCNDPALFLGEAEGTLQVVVPLDDHVLDPRFYDPMTDYLLDAAGLI; encoded by the coding sequence ATGCCGATACCCAGCCGCGCCGCCCTCGTCGAACACCTCGTCCGTACGCGTATCGCCGGAGATGTCGCCACACCCCGCGACAACAACCTCTCCCACTACCGCAAGCTCGCCAACGGCGATCGCCACTACTGGCTGGGTCTGGAGCTCGGCGACCGGTGGGCCGATGAGCAGGATGTGCTCGCCGTGATGGCCGAGCGCTGTGGGGTCAGCGATGATCCGGAGCACCGGCACGGGCAGGACACCATCGATCCCGAGCTGACGGTCGACGCGCTGGAGCGGATGGCGGCCCGGCTGCGCAAGGCGGCTGCGGGCTCGGAGCGGGTGCTGTTCGCGACCGGGCATCCGGGTGGGCTGCTGGATGTGCACCGGCAGACCGCGGACGCGTTGCGGGCCGCCGGGTGCGAGATCGTGCGGATTCCGTCCGGGCTGATGGCGGACGAGGGCATGGTCTTCCAGTTCGCCGATGTGGCCGTGATGGAGCGTGGGGCGACGCTGTGGCACACGCACTCCCCGGCGCCGATGGCGGCCGTCCTGGACGGTCTGGAGCGCGAGGGACGGCCGATGCCGGATCTGGTCGTCGCCGATCACGGATGGGCGGGGTGCGCCGGGCAGCGGGGACTCGACTCGGTCGGGTACGCGGACTGCAATGACCCGGCGCTCTTCCTCGGGGAGGCGGAGGGCACCCTTCAGGTCGTCGTGCCGCTGGACGACCATGTGCTGGACCCGCGGTTCTACGACCCGATGACGGACTATCTGCTGGATGCGGCCGGGCTGATCTGA
- a CDS encoding cation diffusion facilitator family transporter has protein sequence MSAENSTDNSAPGGESTFTVVVAAVANLGIAVAKAIAGLISGSSAMLSEAAHSVADTVTEVLLLTALKRSEKPADEEHPLGYGPERYIWALLASVATFVGGAVFAFYDGIHTLVQGEELGDPLVSYIVLGIAFLLEGFSLRTGLRQVRGEAARLGAPATHYLRHTPDTAVKAVVMEDSAALVGLVLAAGGLLGGQLSGSGVWDGVASLLIGALLVYVAWVLGRSNAQLLIGRPVPKAMRAGIREELLSVPHIIEVLELTTLIQGPTEILVAAKIDFRDASTAAQIEWACEEAEEQLQERYPAIRRVYLDPTPGLGLVVGRGAAGSDPPGV, from the coding sequence ATGAGCGCCGAGAACAGCACCGACAACAGCGCGCCTGGTGGGGAGTCCACGTTCACGGTCGTCGTCGCGGCCGTCGCCAACCTGGGTATCGCCGTGGCGAAGGCTATCGCGGGGCTGATCAGCGGATCGAGCGCGATGCTCTCCGAGGCGGCGCACTCGGTCGCCGACACGGTCACCGAGGTCCTGCTGCTCACCGCGCTCAAGCGCAGTGAGAAGCCCGCCGACGAGGAACACCCGCTGGGCTACGGCCCGGAGCGCTACATCTGGGCGCTGCTCGCCTCGGTCGCCACGTTCGTCGGCGGCGCGGTGTTCGCCTTCTACGACGGCATCCACACCCTCGTCCAGGGCGAGGAGCTCGGCGACCCGCTGGTCTCGTACATCGTGCTGGGTATCGCGTTCCTCCTGGAGGGCTTCTCCCTGCGCACGGGCCTGCGTCAGGTCCGCGGCGAAGCCGCCCGTCTGGGCGCGCCCGCCACCCATTACTTGCGCCACACCCCCGACACCGCGGTCAAGGCGGTCGTGATGGAGGACTCGGCGGCGCTGGTCGGCCTGGTCCTCGCCGCGGGCGGCCTGCTCGGCGGTCAGCTCTCCGGCTCCGGCGTCTGGGACGGCGTCGCGTCGCTCCTGATCGGCGCACTGCTGGTGTACGTGGCCTGGGTGCTGGGCCGGTCCAACGCCCAATTGCTGATCGGCCGCCCGGTGCCGAAGGCCATGCGGGCCGGGATCCGCGAGGAGCTTCTCTCCGTGCCGCACATCATCGAGGTCCTGGAACTCACCACCCTGATCCAGGGACCGACGGAAATCCTCGTCGCCGCGAAGATCGACTTCCGGGACGCGTCGACCGCGGCGCAGATCGAGTGGGCGTGCGAGGAGGCGGAGGAGCAGCTGCAGGAGCGGTATCCGGCGATCCGCCGGGTGTATCTGGACCCGACGCCGGGGCTGGGGCTGGTCGTGGGGCGCGGGGCCGCCGGCTCGGACCCGCCCGGCGTCTGA
- a CDS encoding ABC transporter substrate-binding protein: MPKVRTTSLSRRGLLAAGGAVGLGAVLAACGDSDSKGSGSGSSSEKSGPWTFKDDRGLTAKAKSTPKNIVAFIGVAAALHDYGIEVKGVFGPTKTKDGKPDVQAGDLDISKVEILGNVWGEFNVEKYAALGPELLVTAMWEKDALWYVPDESKDKILKLAPSVALWAAQTTVPKAIQRHEDLAASLGADVKAAKVTAAKARFEKAAARLRAAAKSKPNIKVMIGSASQDLFYVSLAKMSADTLYFQELGVKFVEPKVNSAGFFEELSWENVDKYDADIIMMDNRSSALQPDALTSKPTWAQLPAVKAGQVIPRTTEPIYSYDKCAPILEDLAKAIEGAKKAG, encoded by the coding sequence ATGCCCAAGGTCCGGACCACCTCCCTCTCCCGTCGCGGCCTCCTGGCCGCCGGCGGCGCCGTCGGTCTCGGCGCCGTGCTCGCAGCCTGCGGCGACAGCGACTCGAAAGGCTCCGGCTCGGGTTCGAGCTCCGAGAAGTCCGGCCCGTGGACGTTCAAGGACGACCGCGGTCTGACCGCGAAGGCCAAGTCGACCCCGAAGAACATCGTCGCCTTCATCGGTGTCGCCGCCGCGCTCCACGACTACGGCATCGAGGTCAAGGGCGTCTTCGGCCCGACGAAGACCAAGGACGGCAAGCCCGATGTACAGGCCGGCGACCTCGACATCAGCAAGGTCGAGATCCTCGGCAACGTCTGGGGCGAATTCAACGTCGAGAAGTACGCGGCGCTCGGGCCGGAGCTGCTCGTCACCGCCATGTGGGAGAAGGACGCCCTCTGGTACGTGCCGGACGAGTCCAAGGACAAGATCCTCAAGCTGGCCCCCAGCGTCGCCCTGTGGGCGGCCCAGACCACCGTCCCCAAGGCGATCCAGCGCCACGAGGACCTCGCCGCGTCCCTGGGCGCCGACGTCAAGGCCGCCAAGGTGACCGCCGCCAAGGCCCGCTTCGAGAAGGCCGCGGCCCGGCTGCGCGCCGCCGCCAAGTCCAAGCCGAACATCAAGGTCATGATCGGCTCGGCCAGCCAGGACCTCTTCTACGTCTCGCTCGCCAAGATGTCCGCGGACACCCTGTACTTCCAGGAACTGGGCGTGAAGTTCGTCGAGCCGAAGGTCAACTCCGCAGGCTTCTTCGAGGAGCTGAGCTGGGAGAACGTCGACAAGTACGACGCCGACATCATCATGATGGACAACCGCTCCTCGGCCCTGCAGCCCGACGCCCTGACGTCCAAGCCGACCTGGGCCCAGCTGCCCGCCGTGAAGGCCGGCCAGGTCATCCCGCGCACCACCGAGCCGATCTACTCGTACGACAAGTGCGCGCCGATCCTCGAGGACCTCGCGAAGGCCATCGAGGGCGCCAAGAAGGCCGGCTGA
- a CDS encoding SACE_7040 family transcriptional regulator, whose protein sequence is MTTRTDAPTRREQILKEAARLFAERGFHGVGVDEIGAAVGISGPGLYRHFPGKDAMLAELLVGISERLLAGGQLRVTEDATSGDGSPETLLDALIEGHIDFALDDRPLITLHDRELDRLRDTDRKRVRRLQREYVELWVEVVRARYPLLPESEARATVHAVFGLLNSTPHLGRPGALPGRTATAALLHRLARGAFEAAAS, encoded by the coding sequence ATGACCACCAGGACGGACGCCCCGACACGCCGTGAGCAGATCCTCAAGGAGGCCGCCCGCCTCTTCGCCGAGCGCGGTTTCCACGGCGTGGGCGTCGACGAAATAGGCGCTGCCGTGGGGATCAGCGGCCCCGGTCTCTACCGCCACTTCCCCGGCAAGGACGCGATGCTCGCCGAACTCCTGGTCGGCATCAGCGAGCGCCTCCTGGCCGGCGGACAGCTGCGGGTCACCGAGGACGCGACCTCCGGCGACGGCTCCCCGGAGACGCTGCTGGACGCGCTCATCGAGGGCCACATCGACTTCGCCCTCGACGACCGCCCCCTGATCACCCTGCACGACCGCGAGCTGGACCGCCTCCGGGACACCGACCGCAAGCGAGTGCGCCGGCTCCAGCGGGAGTACGTGGAACTCTGGGTCGAAGTGGTCCGCGCCCGCTACCCCCTCCTGCCCGAGAGCGAGGCCCGCGCCACCGTCCACGCGGTCTTCGGCCTGCTCAACTCGACCCCCCACCTGGGCCGCCCCGGCGCCCTCCCGGGCCGCACGGCGACGGCCGCGCTGCTGCACCGGCTGGCGCGGGGGGCGTTCGAGGCGGCTGCGTCCTAG
- a CDS encoding acyl-CoA dehydrogenase family protein: MSLDHRLTTEHEELRRTVEEFAHDVVAPKIGDFYERHEFPYEIVREMGRMGLFGLPFPEEYGGMGGDYLALGIALEELARVDSSVAITLEAGVSLGAMPVYHFGTEEQKQQWLPRLCSGEALGAFGLTEPDGGSDAGGTRTTAVRDGDEWVINGSKCFITNSGTDITALVTVTAVTGRKDNGAPLISSIIVPSGTPGFTVAAPYSKVGWNASDTRELSFADVRVPAANLLGEEGRGYAQFLRILDEGRIAISALSTGLAQGCVDESVKYAKERHAFGRPIGANQAIQFKIADMEMRAHMARVGWRDAASRLVHGEPFKKEAALAKLYSSTVAVDNARDATQIHGGYGFMNEYPVARMWRDSKILEIGEGTSEVQRMLIARELGLPA, encoded by the coding sequence ATGTCCCTGGACCACCGGCTGACCACCGAGCACGAGGAACTGCGCCGCACCGTCGAGGAGTTCGCGCACGACGTGGTCGCCCCGAAGATCGGCGACTTCTACGAGCGCCATGAGTTCCCGTACGAGATCGTGCGCGAGATGGGACGGATGGGCCTGTTCGGGCTGCCGTTCCCGGAGGAGTACGGCGGCATGGGCGGCGACTACCTCGCCCTCGGGATCGCCCTGGAGGAGCTGGCCCGGGTCGACTCGTCCGTGGCGATCACCCTGGAGGCCGGGGTCTCGCTCGGCGCGATGCCGGTGTACCACTTCGGTACGGAGGAGCAGAAGCAGCAGTGGCTGCCCAGGCTCTGCTCCGGCGAGGCGCTCGGCGCGTTCGGGCTGACCGAGCCGGACGGCGGGTCCGACGCCGGCGGCACCCGGACGACGGCCGTGCGCGACGGGGACGAGTGGGTGATCAACGGCTCCAAGTGCTTCATCACCAACTCCGGTACGGACATCACCGCGCTGGTCACCGTCACGGCGGTGACCGGCCGCAAGGACAACGGCGCCCCGCTCATCTCGTCGATCATCGTGCCGTCCGGCACCCCCGGCTTCACGGTCGCCGCCCCGTACTCCAAGGTCGGCTGGAACGCCTCGGACACGCGCGAGCTGTCCTTCGCCGACGTCCGGGTCCCGGCGGCGAACCTGTTGGGTGAGGAGGGCCGCGGGTACGCGCAGTTCCTGCGGATCCTGGACGAGGGGCGGATCGCGATCTCCGCGCTGTCCACGGGCCTGGCGCAGGGCTGTGTGGACGAGTCGGTGAAGTACGCCAAGGAGCGGCACGCGTTCGGCCGGCCGATCGGCGCCAACCAGGCCATCCAGTTCAAGATCGCGGACATGGAGATGCGGGCGCACATGGCCCGGGTCGGCTGGCGGGACGCGGCGTCGAGGCTCGTGCACGGCGAACCGTTCAAGAAGGAGGCGGCGCTCGCCAAGCTGTACTCGTCGACGGTGGCGGTGGACAACGCGCGCGACGCGACGCAGATCCACGGCGGCTACGGCTTCATGAACGAGTACCCGGTGGCGCGGATGTGGCGCGACTCCAAGATCCTGGAGATCGGCGAGGGAACGAGCGAGGTGCAGCGGATGCTGATCGCGCGGGAGCTGGGGCTGCCGGCCTGA
- a CDS encoding acetyl-CoA carboxylase biotin carboxylase subunit, with the protein MFDTVLVANRGEIAVRVIRTLRDMGVRSVAVFSDADADARHVREADTAVRIGPAPASASYLNVPALLDAARRTGAQAVHPGYGFLAENAGFAQACANAGLVFIGPPASAISLMGDKIRAKETVAAAGVPVVPGSSGSGLSDAQLADAARGIGMPVLLKPSAGGGGKGMRLVRDEALLADEIAAARREARGSFGDDTLLVERWIDRPRHIEIQVLADEHGNVVHLGERECSLQRRHQKIIEEAPSVLLDEETRTAMGDAAVQAARSCGYVGAGTVEFIVPGNDPASYYFMEMNTRLQVEHPVTELITGLDLVEWQLRVASGEQLPYRQEDITLTGHAIEARICAEDPARGFLPSGGTVLSLHEPNGHGVRTDSGLSEGVEVGSLYDPMLSKVIVHGPDRETALRRLRAALSELVILGVPTNAGFLRRLLAHPQVVAGELDTGLVEREVDGLVTDGVPEEVYAAAALLRQSSPVSASPVDPSGWVDPFSVASGWRLGGTPARTVRDFRLPGHDPVQVSLRACPAGTELTFGHVGEGAQPPEPPTGTCGPLAPLPGGRETARLIERSPHRLVLELAGVTHTFTHAASPEGTWLGRDGDTWHVQDHDPVEASLTGAARSGVDTLAAPMPGTVTVVKVAVGDEVVAGQSLLVVEAMKMEHVISAPHAGTVTELDVTAGATVAMDQVLAVVAPAAEPGEDA; encoded by the coding sequence ATGTTCGACACCGTTCTTGTCGCCAACCGCGGCGAGATCGCGGTCCGGGTCATCCGGACCCTGCGTGACATGGGTGTGCGGTCCGTTGCCGTCTTCAGCGACGCGGACGCCGACGCCCGGCATGTGCGGGAGGCCGATACGGCGGTACGGATCGGTCCCGCACCCGCCTCCGCCAGCTATCTGAACGTGCCCGCGCTGCTGGATGCTGCCCGCCGCACCGGCGCGCAGGCCGTTCACCCCGGGTACGGGTTCCTGGCCGAGAACGCCGGGTTCGCGCAGGCCTGCGCGAACGCAGGGCTCGTCTTCATCGGGCCGCCCGCGTCGGCGATCTCGCTGATGGGAGACAAGATCCGGGCCAAGGAGACGGTGGCCGCGGCCGGGGTCCCGGTCGTGCCCGGGTCGTCCGGGAGCGGGCTCAGCGACGCGCAGCTGGCGGACGCGGCGCGCGGGATCGGGATGCCGGTGCTGCTGAAGCCGTCGGCCGGCGGGGGCGGCAAGGGCATGCGGCTGGTGCGTGACGAGGCGCTGCTCGCCGACGAGATCGCGGCCGCCCGCCGCGAGGCCCGTGGCTCGTTCGGGGACGACACCCTGCTCGTCGAGCGGTGGATCGACCGGCCGCGTCATATCGAGATCCAGGTCCTGGCCGACGAGCACGGGAATGTGGTGCACCTCGGCGAGCGCGAGTGTTCGCTGCAGCGCCGCCACCAGAAGATCATCGAGGAGGCGCCGTCCGTCCTGCTCGACGAGGAGACCCGGACGGCGATGGGCGATGCGGCCGTCCAGGCGGCCCGCTCCTGCGGGTATGTGGGCGCGGGCACGGTGGAGTTCATCGTCCCGGGCAACGACCCGGCCTCGTACTACTTCATGGAGATGAACACCCGCCTCCAGGTCGAGCACCCGGTGACCGAGCTGATCACTGGGCTGGACCTGGTGGAGTGGCAGCTGCGGGTCGCCTCCGGCGAGCAACTGCCCTACAGGCAGGAGGACATCACGCTCACCGGCCACGCCATCGAGGCCCGGATCTGCGCCGAGGACCCGGCCCGCGGCTTTCTGCCCTCCGGCGGTACGGTGCTCTCCCTCCACGAGCCGAACGGCCACGGCGTACGGACCGACTCGGGGCTCAGCGAGGGGGTCGAGGTCGGCAGTCTGTACGACCCGATGCTGTCGAAGGTCATCGTCCACGGTCCGGACCGGGAAACGGCGCTGCGGCGGCTGCGCGCGGCCCTGTCGGAGCTGGTGATCCTGGGCGTTCCGACGAACGCCGGGTTCCTGCGCAGGCTGCTCGCCCACCCGCAGGTGGTGGCGGGCGAGCTGGACACCGGGCTGGTGGAGCGCGAGGTGGACGGGCTGGTGACCGACGGGGTTCCGGAGGAGGTGTACGCGGCAGCGGCGCTGCTGCGGCAGTCCTCCCCGGTGAGCGCCTCCCCCGTGGACCCCTCCGGCTGGGTGGACCCGTTCTCGGTGGCGAGCGGCTGGCGGCTGGGCGGCACCCCCGCCCGGACCGTGCGCGACTTCCGGCTGCCGGGCCATGACCCCGTACAGGTATCGCTGCGCGCCTGCCCGGCGGGCACCGAGCTGACGTTCGGCCACGTCGGGGAGGGCGCGCAGCCGCCGGAGCCCCCGACCGGCACCTGCGGCCCGCTGGCCCCGCTGCCCGGCGGCAGGGAAACGGCCAGACTGATCGAGCGGTCGCCGCACCGCCTCGTCCTCGAACTCGCCGGTGTCACCCACACGTTCACCCACGCCGCCTCTCCGGAGGGCACCTGGCTGGGCCGCGACGGCGACACCTGGCACGTCCAGGACCACGATCCCGTCGAGGCGTCGCTCACCGGAGCCGCCCGCTCCGGCGTCGACACGCTCGCCGCACCCATGCCCGGCACGGTGACCGTGGTGAAGGTGGCCGTCGGGGACGAGGTCGTCGCCGGGCAGAGCCTCCTCGTCGTGGAGGCGATGAAGATGGAGCACGTCATCTCCGCCCCGCACGCCGGGACCGTCACCGAGCTCGATGTCACGGCCGGCGCCACCGTCGCCATGGACCAGGTACTGGCCGTGGTGGCGCCCGCGGCCGAACCCGGGGAGGACGCATGA
- the tesB gene encoding acyl-CoA thioesterase II: MSAALESLLDLLDLEQIERDIFRGTSRSAVVPRVFGGQVAAQALVAAGRTVPAERTAHSLHSYFLRMGDPGAPIVYSVDRIRDGRSFTTRRVVAVQHGQPIFHLSASFQTYEEGLEHQADMPPAPDPETLPTAEQMLPRYADVFTDPGVMDRLLEARAAVDLRYVGAPPFANVGTPQEPRSQVWFRTNGKLADDPLLHVCMATYVSDMTLLDSVLLAHGRGGWAVGDVVGASLDHAMWFHRPFRADEWLLYDQESPSASGGRGLGQARIYTQDGRLAITVIQEGVVRVPRD, translated from the coding sequence ATGAGCGCAGCACTTGAATCCCTGCTCGATCTGCTCGACCTCGAGCAGATCGAGCGGGACATCTTCCGGGGTACGAGCCGTTCGGCGGTCGTGCCCCGGGTCTTCGGCGGCCAGGTCGCGGCTCAGGCACTCGTTGCCGCGGGCCGCACCGTCCCCGCGGAACGCACGGCCCACTCCTTGCACTCCTACTTCCTGCGGATGGGCGACCCGGGCGCGCCGATCGTCTACAGCGTCGACCGGATCCGCGACGGCCGCTCCTTCACCACCCGCCGGGTGGTGGCCGTCCAGCACGGGCAGCCGATCTTCCATCTCTCGGCGTCCTTCCAGACGTACGAGGAGGGCCTGGAGCACCAGGCGGACATGCCGCCCGCTCCCGACCCGGAGACGCTGCCCACGGCGGAACAGATGCTCCCGCGGTACGCGGACGTGTTCACCGACCCGGGTGTCATGGACCGGCTGCTGGAGGCACGGGCCGCCGTCGACCTGCGCTATGTCGGCGCCCCGCCGTTCGCCAACGTCGGCACCCCGCAGGAGCCCCGCTCCCAGGTGTGGTTCCGCACCAACGGCAAGCTCGCGGACGACCCGCTGCTGCACGTCTGCATGGCCACCTACGTCTCCGACATGACGCTGCTCGACTCGGTGCTGCTCGCGCACGGGCGCGGCGGCTGGGCGGTCGGCGACGTGGTCGGCGCGAGCCTGGACCACGCAATGTGGTTCCACCGGCCGTTCCGGGCCGACGAATGGCTGCTGTACGACCAGGAGTCGCCGTCCGCGTCCGGCGGGCGCGGACTCGGCCAGGCCCGTATCTACACGCAGGACGGCCGGCTGGCGATCACCGTCATCCAGGAGGGCGTGGTCCGGGTCCCGCGGGACTGA
- a CDS encoding GNAT family N-acetyltransferase yields the protein MDPRHWPLCGLRIRTPRLELRLPDLELLDDLSTVAADGVHAPDSMPFTVPWTDGPPAERGRAVYQHVLGTVANWSVRNWVLSLAVLHEGKVVGRQDLGAADFAVTGEVSTGSWLGLAHQGQGIGTEMRAAVLHLAFAGLGARTATSSAMTDNPRSLGVSRRLGYLPDGLEVAALRGAPVTLQRLRIDRDRWEEHRTVDVRIEGLDACRKDFGG from the coding sequence ATGGACCCCCGGCACTGGCCCCTCTGCGGGCTCCGCATCCGCACACCCCGCCTGGAACTCCGGCTTCCGGACCTGGAGTTGCTCGACGACCTCTCGACGGTCGCCGCCGACGGGGTGCACGCTCCGGACAGCATGCCGTTCACCGTCCCCTGGACCGACGGCCCGCCCGCCGAACGCGGCCGGGCCGTGTACCAGCACGTGCTGGGCACCGTCGCCAACTGGTCCGTGCGGAACTGGGTGCTGAGCCTCGCCGTGCTGCACGAGGGCAAGGTGGTCGGCCGGCAGGACCTGGGGGCGGCCGACTTCGCGGTGACCGGGGAGGTCAGCACCGGTTCGTGGCTGGGGCTGGCGCACCAGGGGCAGGGCATCGGCACCGAGATGCGGGCCGCCGTGCTGCATCTGGCGTTCGCCGGTCTCGGCGCCCGGACCGCGACCTCGTCGGCGATGACCGACAACCCGCGTTCGCTGGGCGTCTCGCGCCGGCTCGGCTATCTGCCGGACGGTCTCGAGGTGGCCGCCCTCCGGGGCGCTCCCGTGACCCTGCAGCGGCTGCGGATCGACCGCGACCGCTGGGAGGAGCACCGCACCGTCGACGTGCGGATCGAGGGACTCGACGCGTGCCGGAAGGACTTCGGCGGATGA
- a CDS encoding hydroxymethylglutaryl-CoA lyase: protein MTTARTLPMTVPAPDLPARVRIHEVGARDGLQNEKTVVPTEVKAEFIHRLAAAGLTTIEATSFVHPKWVPQLADAEDLFPRLGDLEGVALPVLVPNERGLDRAIALGARRIAVFGSATEAFAARNLNRTVDESLAMFEPVVARAKADKVHVRGYLSMCFGDPWEGPVPVHQVVRVAKALMDLGCDELSLGDTIGVATPGHVQDLLSELNEEGVHTNTIGVHFHDTYGQALANTLAALQHGVTTVDASAGGLGGCPYAKSATGNLATEDLVWMLHGLGIETGVDLDALTATSVWLAEQLGRPSPSRTVRALSHKE from the coding sequence ATGACCACCGCCCGCACCCTGCCCATGACGGTGCCCGCACCGGATCTGCCCGCCCGGGTACGCATCCATGAGGTCGGCGCCCGCGACGGGCTGCAGAACGAGAAGACCGTCGTACCCACCGAGGTGAAGGCGGAGTTCATCCACCGCCTCGCCGCGGCCGGTCTGACCACCATCGAGGCGACCAGCTTCGTCCACCCCAAGTGGGTGCCCCAACTCGCCGACGCGGAGGACCTGTTCCCCCGCCTCGGCGACCTCGAGGGGGTGGCGCTCCCGGTCCTCGTACCGAACGAGCGCGGGCTCGACCGGGCCATCGCACTCGGTGCCCGCCGGATCGCCGTCTTCGGGTCGGCGACCGAGGCGTTCGCCGCCCGCAATCTCAACCGCACGGTCGACGAGTCGCTCGCCATGTTCGAGCCGGTCGTCGCCCGCGCCAAGGCGGACAAGGTGCATGTCCGCGGCTATCTGTCGATGTGCTTCGGCGACCCGTGGGAGGGGCCCGTCCCCGTACACCAGGTCGTCCGGGTCGCCAAGGCGCTGATGGACCTCGGCTGCGACGAGCTCTCCCTCGGCGACACCATCGGCGTCGCCACCCCCGGCCATGTGCAGGACCTGCTCTCCGAGCTGAACGAGGAGGGCGTGCACACCAACACCATCGGGGTGCACTTCCACGACACGTACGGCCAGGCCCTCGCCAACACCCTCGCCGCGCTCCAGCACGGAGTGACCACCGTGGACGCCTCCGCGGGCGGCCTCGGCGGCTGCCCGTACGCGAAGAGCGCCACCGGAAATCTCGCCACCGAAGACCTCGTGTGGATGCTCCACGGCCTCGGCATCGAAACCGGGGTCGACCTCGACGCGCTCACCGCCACCAGCGTGTGGCTCGCCGAACAACTGGGCCGACCGAGCCCATCCCGCACTGTCCGAGCCCTCTCCCACAAGGAGTGA
- a CDS encoding carboxyl transferase domain-containing protein, whose product MQQAPVLASAADPASQGWLANEEAHRTLGDELRARLAVARLGGGEKARARHVARGKLLPRDRVDALLDPGSPFLELAPLAAEGLYGGAAPAAGVIAGIGRVSGRECVIVANDATVKGGTYYPMTVKKHLRAQEVALENRLPCLYLVDSGGAFLPMQDEVFPDREHFGRIFYNQARMSGAGIPQIAAVLGSCTAGGAYVPAMSDEAVIVRNQGTIFLGGPPLVKAATGEVVTAEELGGGEVHSRTSGVTDHLAEDDAHALRIVRNIVSTLPARAALPWSVEPAEEPKVDPAGLYGVVPVDSRTPYDVREVIARVVDGSRFAEFKAEYGTTLITGFARIHGHPVGIVANNGILFSESAQKGAHFIELCDQRGIPLVFLQNISGFMVGRDYEAGGIAKHGAKMVTAVACTRVPKLTVVVGGSYGAGNYSMCGRAYSPRFLWMWPNAKISVMGGEQAASVLATVKRDQLGDDWSAEDEEAFKAPIREQYETQGNAYYATARLWDDGVIDPLETRQVLGLALTACANAPLGEPGFGVFRM is encoded by the coding sequence ATGCAGCAGGCACCGGTGCTGGCGAGTGCGGCCGATCCCGCGTCTCAGGGCTGGCTGGCCAACGAGGAGGCGCATCGCACGCTCGGCGACGAGCTGCGGGCGCGGCTGGCCGTGGCCAGGCTGGGCGGGGGTGAGAAGGCCCGCGCCCGGCATGTGGCGCGCGGCAAGCTGCTGCCCCGGGACCGGGTGGACGCGTTGCTGGACCCCGGGTCACCCTTCCTTGAGCTGGCACCACTGGCGGCCGAGGGGCTGTACGGCGGCGCGGCTCCGGCGGCCGGAGTGATCGCCGGGATCGGGCGGGTCAGCGGCCGGGAGTGCGTGATCGTCGCCAATGACGCCACGGTCAAGGGCGGCACGTATTACCCCATGACGGTGAAGAAGCACCTGCGGGCCCAGGAAGTGGCGCTGGAGAACCGGCTGCCCTGTCTCTACCTGGTGGACTCGGGCGGGGCGTTCCTGCCGATGCAGGACGAGGTGTTTCCCGACCGGGAGCACTTCGGGCGGATCTTCTACAACCAGGCGCGGATGTCAGGGGCCGGGATTCCGCAGATCGCGGCCGTGCTGGGGTCCTGTACGGCCGGTGGGGCGTACGTCCCCGCGATGAGCGACGAGGCCGTGATCGTACGGAACCAGGGGACGATCTTCCTCGGCGGGCCGCCGCTGGTGAAGGCCGCGACCGGTGAGGTGGTCACGGCGGAGGAGCTGGGCGGCGGCGAGGTCCACTCCCGTACGTCGGGCGTCACCGACCATCTCGCCGAGGACGACGCGCACGCGCTGCGGATCGTCCGGAACATCGTCTCGACGCTGCCCGCGCGTGCGGCTCTGCCCTGGTCCGTGGAGCCCGCGGAGGAGCCGAAGGTCGATCCCGCCGGGTTGTACGGGGTCGTGCCGGTCGACTCACGGACGCCGTACGACGTACGGGAAGTGATCGCCCGGGTCGTCGACGGGTCGCGGTTCGCCGAGTTCAAGGCGGAGTACGGGACGACGCTGATCACCGGCTTCGCCCGGATCCACGGACATCCGGTCGGCATCGTCGCCAACAACGGCATCCTGTTCTCCGAGTCCGCCCAGAAGGGTGCGCACTTCATCGAGCTGTGCGACCAGCGCGGCATCCCGCTCGTCTTCCTGCAGAACATCTCCGGGTTCATGGTGGGGCGCGACTACGAGGCCGGTGGCATCGCCAAGCACGGCGCCAAGATGGTCACAGCCGTCGCCTGCACCCGCGTGCCGAAGCTGACCGTCGTGGTCGGCGGGTCGTACGGGGCCGGGAACTACTCCATGTGCGGGCGGGCCTATTCACCGCGCTTCCTGTGGATGTGGCCCAACGCCAAGATCTCCGTCATGGGCGGTGAGCAGGCCGCGTCCGTCCTCGCGACGGTCAAGCGCGACCAGCTGGGCGACGACTGGAGCGCCGAGGACGAGGAAGCCTTCAAGGCGCCGATCCGCGAGCAGTACGAGACGCAGGGCAATGCGTACTACGCCACCGCCCGGCTCTGGGACGACGGTGTGATCGACCCCCTGGAGACCCGGCAGGTGCTGGGGCTCGCTCTGACCGCGTGTGCCAACGCCCCGCTGGGTGAGCCCGGCTTCGGCGTCTTCCGGATGTGA